GCTGAGATTAGAAAAAACGGATTTGCCACCAAAAACAAATTGATAATCAAGAGGTCAACAAAACTAACCCATACTATACCTATGATAATAGTAAATACTTTCAGAGGTCTCATGGATGCTAGCAGTGACCGAACCTTGAGTTCTGTGATCTGCTCAGCGTTCTTCTTGCTAAACAATAAGTTTTCGTCTAACTTTTTATCGTATGATTTCCAAAGATTAATAAGTTCTGTGTCTTGCATTTGCTTAATTTTTTAAGGATAAAAATTTTTGTTTCAATAGTTCTTTTATTCTCGAAACTTTGGTCGATACATTGGTTACGGTTAATCCAAGTATTTCTCCTATATCCTGTTGGTTGTTCCCTTCCAGATATAGAATAATAATTGCCCGATCTAATTCTTTAAGCTCTTGAATAAACTGATGTAATTGATCTAATTCATTATTCAAGTCTAGTGTAGTATTATCTTCTTTCAGGTAAAGTACACTCTCTGGCAATGGTTGATTGATTTGCCGCCTCAGTGTTTCCTTTCTATAGAATGAGATTGAAACGTTCAGAGTAATACGATACATCCATGTTGAAAACTTATACGAACTATCAAACTTGTCAAAAGACTTCCAAAGCTGGAATAAGATCTCCTGAATTAGATCTTGTTTATCGTCAGGGTCTTTGCAGTATGATCTGGCTATTTTGTAAATAATCCCCTTGTTTT
This portion of the Acidimicrobiia bacterium genome encodes:
- a CDS encoding sigma-70 family RNA polymerase sigma factor yields the protein MDVKLQADFLKTIEENKGIIYKIARSYCKDPDDKQDLIQEILFQLWKSFDKFDSSYKFSTWMYRITLNVSISFYRKETLRRQINQPLPESVLYLKEDNTTLDLNNELDQLHQFIQELKELDRAIIILYLEGNNQQDIGEILGLTVTNVSTKVSRIKELLKQKFLSLKN